A genomic stretch from Juglans microcarpa x Juglans regia isolate MS1-56 chromosome 3S, Jm3101_v1.0, whole genome shotgun sequence includes:
- the LOC121257777 gene encoding rust resistance kinase Lr10-like isoform X2, translated as MHCEKPVKSPGYLNITACFETDGVYSSNNSSSNSKKYRYFFFDSPSYGDVKESYQVEQMSLSPRPGRYDRYTRNISCTDLEELLAFGFIFSWYRVYCGSCRSWGDTCYVDEGKKFHCRPRNGFIDFLYKMYYKGSILTDRTMQHLLYYKDPPTELLMLMIINYGQFLAAKCIFGTPFVIAFLIYKWRRRHLSMYDGVEEFLTSHNNLMPIRYSYSEIRKMTKSFKDKLGEGGYGTVFKGTLRSGRLVAIKMLGKSKANGQDFISEVATIGRIHHVNIVQLIGFCVEGSKHALVYEFMSNGSLNKHIFLQQGSILLSYEKIFDIALGVARGIEYLHQGCDMQILHFDIKPHNILLDESFSPKVSDFGLAKLYSLEENNLSLTAARGTLGYMAPELFYKSIGNISYKADIYSFGMLLMEMGGRRRNWNSLTDNSSHVYFPTWVFDQLHNGEPIELEDTTEKENELAKKMLMVALWCIQMKPNDRPSMSRVIEMLEGEVDCLQLPPRPFLTSMERSTDDILDISTQSLSSIKWGESSQSTCNHFIEIK; from the exons ATGCACTGTGAAAAGCCAGTGAAATCACCGGGGTATTTGAACATTACTGCTTGTTTTGAAACTGATGGGGTATATTCTTCCAACAATTCGTCGTCCAATTCCAAGaagtatagatatttttttttcgataGCCCGTCATATGGGGATGTGAAGGAATCATACCAAGTAGAGCAAATGTCTCTATCGCCACGGCCAGGTCGATACGATCGGTACACAAGAAATATCTCCTGTACAGATTTGGAAGAACTATTGGCATTTGGGTTTATATTTTCATGGTACCGAGTTTATTGCGGCAGCTGTCGAAGCTGGGGTGACACATGCTACGTCGATGAGGGGAAAAAATTTCACTGTCGTCCTCGAAATG GATTTATTGATTTCCTATATAAAATGTACTACAAAG GATCTATATTAACTGATCGTACAATGCAACACCTCTTATATTACAAAG ATCCTCCGACCGAACTTCTGATGTTGATGATCATCAACTATG GACAATTCCTAGCTGCAAAATGTATATTTGGAACTCCATTTGTGATTGCCTTCTTGATATATAAATGGCGAAGGAGACATTTATCGATGTATGATGGTGTCGAAGAATTTTTGACAAGCCACAACAACCTTATGCCAATAAGGTACTCTTACtcagaaattagaaaaatgaccAAAAGTTTCAAGGATAAACTTGGAGAAGGTGGCTATGGCACTGTCTTTAAAGGAACACTTCGAAGTGGCCGACTCGTAGCTATAAAGATGTTAGGTAAATCCAAAGCTAATGGGCAAGATTTCATCAGTGAAGTTGCAACTATTGGAAGGATTCACCATGTTAATATAGTGCAACTTATTGGTTTTTGCGTTGAAGGATCAAAGCACGCTCTTGTATATGAGTTCATGTCTAATGGGTCTCTAAATaaacacattttcttacaaCAAGGAAGTATCCTTTTAAgctatgagaaaatatttgacaTTGCTCTCGGAGTTGCTCGTGGGATTGAATATTTACATCAAGGTTGTGACATgcaaattttgcattttgatATCAAGCCCCACAATATTCTTCTTGATGAAAGTTTTAGTCCAAAGGTTTCTGACTTTGGATTGGCAAAATTGTATTCACTAGAGGAAAATAATCTTTCTCTAACTGCTGCAAGAGGGACGTTAGGATACATGGCTCCTGAGTTGTTCTATAAAAGCATTGGGAATATCTCATACAAAGCTGACATTTATAGTTTTGGAATGCTATTAATGGAAATGGGTGGTAGAAGAAGGAATTGGAATTCCTTAACAGACAATTCCAGCCACGTTTACTTCCCAACATGGGTTTTTGACCAATTGCACAATGGAGAGCCCATAGAATTGGAAGATACcacagagaaagaaaatgaattagCTAAAAAGATGCTCATGGTCGCATTATGGTGCATACAAATGAAGCCCAATGATCGCCCTTCAATGAGTAGAGTTATAGAAATGCTTGAAGGGGAAGTTGACTGCTTGCAATTGCCTCCGAGACCTTTTTTAACATCAATGGAGAGATCAACAGACGATATCTTGGATATTTCAACTCAAAGTTTATCTTCAATTAAATGGGGTGAATCAAGCCAATCTACATGTAATCATTTTATAGAGATTAAATGA
- the LOC121257777 gene encoding rust resistance kinase Lr10-like isoform X1: MHCEKPVKSPGYLNITACFETDGVYSSNNSSSNSKKYRYFFFDSPSYGDVKESYQVEQMSLSPRPGRYDRYTRNISCTDLEELLAFGFIFSWYRVYCGSCRSWGDTCYVDEGKKFHCRPRNGFIDFLYKMYYKATDKLEDTIIRSILTDRTMQHLLYYKDPPTELLMLMIINYGQFLAAKCIFGTPFVIAFLIYKWRRRHLSMYDGVEEFLTSHNNLMPIRYSYSEIRKMTKSFKDKLGEGGYGTVFKGTLRSGRLVAIKMLGKSKANGQDFISEVATIGRIHHVNIVQLIGFCVEGSKHALVYEFMSNGSLNKHIFLQQGSILLSYEKIFDIALGVARGIEYLHQGCDMQILHFDIKPHNILLDESFSPKVSDFGLAKLYSLEENNLSLTAARGTLGYMAPELFYKSIGNISYKADIYSFGMLLMEMGGRRRNWNSLTDNSSHVYFPTWVFDQLHNGEPIELEDTTEKENELAKKMLMVALWCIQMKPNDRPSMSRVIEMLEGEVDCLQLPPRPFLTSMERSTDDILDISTQSLSSIKWGESSQSTCNHFIEIK, translated from the exons ATGCACTGTGAAAAGCCAGTGAAATCACCGGGGTATTTGAACATTACTGCTTGTTTTGAAACTGATGGGGTATATTCTTCCAACAATTCGTCGTCCAATTCCAAGaagtatagatatttttttttcgataGCCCGTCATATGGGGATGTGAAGGAATCATACCAAGTAGAGCAAATGTCTCTATCGCCACGGCCAGGTCGATACGATCGGTACACAAGAAATATCTCCTGTACAGATTTGGAAGAACTATTGGCATTTGGGTTTATATTTTCATGGTACCGAGTTTATTGCGGCAGCTGTCGAAGCTGGGGTGACACATGCTACGTCGATGAGGGGAAAAAATTTCACTGTCGTCCTCGAAATG GATTTATTGATTTCCTATATAAAATGTACTACAAAG CAACGGACAAACTAGAAGATACGATCATTA GATCTATATTAACTGATCGTACAATGCAACACCTCTTATATTACAAAG ATCCTCCGACCGAACTTCTGATGTTGATGATCATCAACTATG GACAATTCCTAGCTGCAAAATGTATATTTGGAACTCCATTTGTGATTGCCTTCTTGATATATAAATGGCGAAGGAGACATTTATCGATGTATGATGGTGTCGAAGAATTTTTGACAAGCCACAACAACCTTATGCCAATAAGGTACTCTTACtcagaaattagaaaaatgaccAAAAGTTTCAAGGATAAACTTGGAGAAGGTGGCTATGGCACTGTCTTTAAAGGAACACTTCGAAGTGGCCGACTCGTAGCTATAAAGATGTTAGGTAAATCCAAAGCTAATGGGCAAGATTTCATCAGTGAAGTTGCAACTATTGGAAGGATTCACCATGTTAATATAGTGCAACTTATTGGTTTTTGCGTTGAAGGATCAAAGCACGCTCTTGTATATGAGTTCATGTCTAATGGGTCTCTAAATaaacacattttcttacaaCAAGGAAGTATCCTTTTAAgctatgagaaaatatttgacaTTGCTCTCGGAGTTGCTCGTGGGATTGAATATTTACATCAAGGTTGTGACATgcaaattttgcattttgatATCAAGCCCCACAATATTCTTCTTGATGAAAGTTTTAGTCCAAAGGTTTCTGACTTTGGATTGGCAAAATTGTATTCACTAGAGGAAAATAATCTTTCTCTAACTGCTGCAAGAGGGACGTTAGGATACATGGCTCCTGAGTTGTTCTATAAAAGCATTGGGAATATCTCATACAAAGCTGACATTTATAGTTTTGGAATGCTATTAATGGAAATGGGTGGTAGAAGAAGGAATTGGAATTCCTTAACAGACAATTCCAGCCACGTTTACTTCCCAACATGGGTTTTTGACCAATTGCACAATGGAGAGCCCATAGAATTGGAAGATACcacagagaaagaaaatgaattagCTAAAAAGATGCTCATGGTCGCATTATGGTGCATACAAATGAAGCCCAATGATCGCCCTTCAATGAGTAGAGTTATAGAAATGCTTGAAGGGGAAGTTGACTGCTTGCAATTGCCTCCGAGACCTTTTTTAACATCAATGGAGAGATCAACAGACGATATCTTGGATATTTCAACTCAAAGTTTATCTTCAATTAAATGGGGTGAATCAAGCCAATCTACATGTAATCATTTTATAGAGATTAAATGA